One window from the genome of Salvia splendens isolate huo1 chromosome 9, SspV2, whole genome shotgun sequence encodes:
- the LOC121749858 gene encoding protein HOTHEAD-like isoform X1 — protein MAPSQNPIPTIATVVFGVFFLSVFSTAEKAPYSSFAKNATSAPSTGHYDYIIIGGGTAGCPLAATLSASAKVVLLERGGLPYTDPHIVHASGFARTLTDPSPDSAAQLFISTDGVFNHRARVLGGGTAINAGFYTRASREYVGRAGWEPRLVEASYEWVERKVAFRPRVRRWQAAVREGLLEAGVLPDNGYTYEHVDGTKTGGSTFDQNGIRHTAADLLEHAHPNNITVYFHATVHQILFSTSPGQRSKAYGAVFKDLKGKKHMVYLNKGNRNEIILSGGALGSPQLLMLSGIGPAHELKAQGIEVVLDQAMVGQGMSDNPLNGIAIASRRSVEASLPQVVGITDIGFYIEALNGNIDSLTSLTTAANQGNELAMIGGKVAGPFSEGYMKLQSKDPNDNPSVTFNYFSDSRDLQKCVQGMKILQRVVGSQAISRFRYPNSTIRSLLKYTLSFPINLRTQHKSAAYDMHQYCNDTVISIWHFHGGCQVDRVVDRDYRVLGVDALRVVDSSTFYHTPGTNPQATIMMLGRYMGHKILNQRHRGEKGA, from the exons ATGGCACCCTCCCAAAACCCAATTCCCACTATTGCCACAGTGGTCTTTGGGGTTTTCTTCTTAAGCGTCTTTTCCACAGCTGAAAAAG CTCCATACAGTTCCTTTGCGAAAAATGCAACATCAGCTCCGTCGACCGGGCACTACGACTACATAATCATCGGCGGCGGAACCGCGGGTTGCCCGCTGGCAGCAACGCTCTCCGCCTCCGCCAAGGTAGTACTCCTCGAGAGGGGTGGCCTTCCGTACACCGATCCCCACATCGTCCACGCCTCGGGATTCGCCCGCACGCTGACGGACCCGTCGCCCGACTCCGCCGCGCAGCTCTTCATCTCCACCGACGGCGTGTTCAACCACCGCGCGCGCGTGCTGGGCGGGGGCACCGCCATCAACGCCGGTTTCTACACGCGCGCCAGCCGCGAGTACGTGGGCCGGGCCGGGTGGGAGCCGCGGCTGGTGGAGGCGTCGTACGAGTGGGTGGAGAGGAAGGTGGCGTTCCGGCCGCGGGTGAGGCGGTGGCAGGCCGCGGTCAGAGAGGGGCTGCTGGAGGCCGGCGTGCTGCCCGACAACGGGTACACGTACGAGCACGTTGATGGGACCAAAACCGGAGGATCAACATTCGATCAGAATGGAATTAGGCATACGGCCGCTGATTTGTTGGAGCATGCTCATCCAAACAATATTACTGTTTACTTCCATGCTACCGTGCACCAAATCCTCTTCTCCACCTCCCCAG GGCAAAGAAGCAAGGCTTATGGAGCAGTTTTCAAAGACTTAAAAGGCAAGAAACATATGGTATACTTGAACAAGGGAAATAGAAATGAGATAATATTGTCAGGTGGAGCATTGGGCAGCCCACAGCTTCTAATGCTGAGTGGTATCGGGCCAGCCCATGAACTCAAAGCCCAAGGAATAGAAGTGGTGTTGGACCAGGCAATGGTGGGCCAAGGGATGTCCGACAACCCATTGAATGGCATCGCAATAGCTTCTAGAAGGTCCGTGGAAGCCTCCCTTCCTCAAGTAGTTGGCATAACTGATATTGGCTTCTACATTGAAGCACTTAACGGCAACATTGACTCCTTAACTTCTCTTACAACTGCTGCAAATCAA GGCAACGAGCTAGCAATGATCGGGGGAAAGGTAGCGGGACCTTTCTCGGAAGGGTACATGAAGCTTCAGAGCAAGGACCCCAATGACAATCCAAGTGTGACATTCAACTACTTCAGTGACTCGAGGGACTTGCAGAAGTGCGTCCAAGGCATGAAAATCCTCCAAAGAGTTGTGGGATCACAGGCCATCTCCCGATTTAGGTACCCCAACAGCACGATACGATCCTTGTTGAAGTATACATTGTCCTTTCCCATCAACCTCAGGACACAGCACAAGTCAGCAGCTTATGATATGCACCAATACTGCAATGATACAGTGATCTCAATCTGGCATTTCCATGGAGGTTGCCAAGTGGATCGGGTCGTTGATCGTGATTATAGGGTGCTTGGTGTCGATGCACTGCGTGTTGTTGATAGCTCCACCTTTTACCACACCCCTGGAACTAATCCTCAGGCTACCATTATGATGCTTGGGAG GTATATGGGACATAAAATCCTTAATCAGAGGCACAGAGGGGAAAAGGGTGCTTGA
- the LOC121749858 gene encoding protein HOTHEAD-like isoform X2, whose product MAPSQNPIPTIATVVFGVFFLSVFSTAEKAPYSSFAKNATSAPSTGHYDYIIIGGGTAGCPLAATLSASAKVVLLERGGLPYTDPHIVHASGFARTLTDPSPDSAAQLFISTDGVFNHRARVLGGGTAINAGFYTRASREYVGRAGWEPRLVEASYEWVERKVAFRPRVRRWQAAVREGLLEAGVLPDNGYTYEHVDGTKTGGSTFDQNGIRHTAADLLEHAHPNNITVYFHATVHQILFSTSPGGALGSPQLLMLSGIGPAHELKAQGIEVVLDQAMVGQGMSDNPLNGIAIASRRSVEASLPQVVGITDIGFYIEALNGNIDSLTSLTTAANQGNELAMIGGKVAGPFSEGYMKLQSKDPNDNPSVTFNYFSDSRDLQKCVQGMKILQRVVGSQAISRFRYPNSTIRSLLKYTLSFPINLRTQHKSAAYDMHQYCNDTVISIWHFHGGCQVDRVVDRDYRVLGVDALRVVDSSTFYHTPGTNPQATIMMLGRYMGHKILNQRHRGEKGA is encoded by the exons ATGGCACCCTCCCAAAACCCAATTCCCACTATTGCCACAGTGGTCTTTGGGGTTTTCTTCTTAAGCGTCTTTTCCACAGCTGAAAAAG CTCCATACAGTTCCTTTGCGAAAAATGCAACATCAGCTCCGTCGACCGGGCACTACGACTACATAATCATCGGCGGCGGAACCGCGGGTTGCCCGCTGGCAGCAACGCTCTCCGCCTCCGCCAAGGTAGTACTCCTCGAGAGGGGTGGCCTTCCGTACACCGATCCCCACATCGTCCACGCCTCGGGATTCGCCCGCACGCTGACGGACCCGTCGCCCGACTCCGCCGCGCAGCTCTTCATCTCCACCGACGGCGTGTTCAACCACCGCGCGCGCGTGCTGGGCGGGGGCACCGCCATCAACGCCGGTTTCTACACGCGCGCCAGCCGCGAGTACGTGGGCCGGGCCGGGTGGGAGCCGCGGCTGGTGGAGGCGTCGTACGAGTGGGTGGAGAGGAAGGTGGCGTTCCGGCCGCGGGTGAGGCGGTGGCAGGCCGCGGTCAGAGAGGGGCTGCTGGAGGCCGGCGTGCTGCCCGACAACGGGTACACGTACGAGCACGTTGATGGGACCAAAACCGGAGGATCAACATTCGATCAGAATGGAATTAGGCATACGGCCGCTGATTTGTTGGAGCATGCTCATCCAAACAATATTACTGTTTACTTCCATGCTACCGTGCACCAAATCCTCTTCTCCACCTCCCCAG GTGGAGCATTGGGCAGCCCACAGCTTCTAATGCTGAGTGGTATCGGGCCAGCCCATGAACTCAAAGCCCAAGGAATAGAAGTGGTGTTGGACCAGGCAATGGTGGGCCAAGGGATGTCCGACAACCCATTGAATGGCATCGCAATAGCTTCTAGAAGGTCCGTGGAAGCCTCCCTTCCTCAAGTAGTTGGCATAACTGATATTGGCTTCTACATTGAAGCACTTAACGGCAACATTGACTCCTTAACTTCTCTTACAACTGCTGCAAATCAA GGCAACGAGCTAGCAATGATCGGGGGAAAGGTAGCGGGACCTTTCTCGGAAGGGTACATGAAGCTTCAGAGCAAGGACCCCAATGACAATCCAAGTGTGACATTCAACTACTTCAGTGACTCGAGGGACTTGCAGAAGTGCGTCCAAGGCATGAAAATCCTCCAAAGAGTTGTGGGATCACAGGCCATCTCCCGATTTAGGTACCCCAACAGCACGATACGATCCTTGTTGAAGTATACATTGTCCTTTCCCATCAACCTCAGGACACAGCACAAGTCAGCAGCTTATGATATGCACCAATACTGCAATGATACAGTGATCTCAATCTGGCATTTCCATGGAGGTTGCCAAGTGGATCGGGTCGTTGATCGTGATTATAGGGTGCTTGGTGTCGATGCACTGCGTGTTGTTGATAGCTCCACCTTTTACCACACCCCTGGAACTAATCCTCAGGCTACCATTATGATGCTTGGGAG GTATATGGGACATAAAATCCTTAATCAGAGGCACAGAGGGGAAAAGGGTGCTTGA
- the LOC121746995 gene encoding exosome complex exonuclease RRP42-like isoform X1 encodes MVGLSLGEQTFIKGGIEQDLRTDGRKRLTYRPIFLETGIIPQASGSARVKLGATDVIASVKVELGKPNPSYPDKGKVSIYVDCSPTAEPSFQGRGGEELSTELSSALERCLLGGKSGAGTTYEHMTIRLRSLHIHLLQFLVSEFAPGAGIDLSSLCIVRGKKVCWDLYIDGLVVSSDGNMLDALGAAIKAALSNTVIPKVQVSANAPSDETPEVDVSDEEFLQFDTSGVPVIVTLTKVGGHYIVDATTEEESQMSSAVSVSINRLGRICGLTKRGGAGLHPTVVLDTISAAKHVSEQLMNKLDSEIAAAEACDEMES; translated from the exons ATGGTGGGGCTCTCGTTAGGGGAGCAAACGTTTATAAAAGGTGGAATTGAACAGGATTTACGCACTGATGGTAGGAAACGACTTACCTACCGACCCATTTTTCTTGAAACCGGTATCATCCCTCAG GCAAGTGGCTCAGCAAGAGTGAAGCTGGGGGCAACAGATGTTATTGCTAGTGTAAAG GTCGAGCTTGGAAAGCCAAATCCATCTTATCCCGACAAGGGAAAAGTTTCCATATATGTCGATTGCAGCCCGACTGCCGAACCATCTTTTCAG GGCAGAGGGGGTGAGGAGTTATCCACAGAGCTATCTTCAGCACTTGAAAGGTGTTTGTTGGGTGGTAAAAGTGGTGCAGGTACGACTTACGAGCACATGACAATTAGGCTACGCTCGCTACATATTCATTTGTTACAATTTCTGGTCTCTGAATTTGCTCCAGGTGCTGGAATTGATCTATCATCTCTGTGCATTGTTCGAGGGAAGAAGGTCTGTTGGGATCTCTACATCGATGGTCTTGTTGTTAGTTCAGATGGTAACATGCTGGATGCTTTGGGAGCTGCCATTAAG GCTGCTCTAAGCAATACAGTGATTCCAAAAGTTCAAGTTTCTGCCAACGCTCCCTCTGATGAGACACCGGAGGTTGATGTGAGCGATGAGGAGTTTCTACAATTTGACACGTCGGGGGTCCCTGTTATAGTCACTTTAACCAAG GTCGGGGGGCATTATATTGTAGATGCAACTACGGAAGAGGAGTCTCAGATGAGTTCAGCAGTGTCGGTCTCGATCAACAGGCTAGGCCGGATATGTGGTCTGACAAAAAGAGGCGGCGCTGGCCTCCATCCGACTGTTGTACTTGATACGATATCTGCCGCTAAACATGTAAGTGAGCAGTTGATGAACAAATTGGATTCAGAGATAGCTGCCGCCGAGGCTTGCGATGAGATGGAATCTTAA
- the LOC121746995 gene encoding exosome complex exonuclease RRP42-like isoform X2 has protein sequence MVGLSLGEQTFIKGGIEQDLRTDGRKRLTYRPIFLETGIIPQASGSARVKLGATDVIASVKVELGKPNPSYPDKGKVSIYVDCSPTAEPSFQGRGGEELSTELSSALERCLLGGKSGAGAGIDLSSLCIVRGKKVCWDLYIDGLVVSSDGNMLDALGAAIKAALSNTVIPKVQVSANAPSDETPEVDVSDEEFLQFDTSGVPVIVTLTKVGGHYIVDATTEEESQMSSAVSVSINRLGRICGLTKRGGAGLHPTVVLDTISAAKHVSEQLMNKLDSEIAAAEACDEMES, from the exons ATGGTGGGGCTCTCGTTAGGGGAGCAAACGTTTATAAAAGGTGGAATTGAACAGGATTTACGCACTGATGGTAGGAAACGACTTACCTACCGACCCATTTTTCTTGAAACCGGTATCATCCCTCAG GCAAGTGGCTCAGCAAGAGTGAAGCTGGGGGCAACAGATGTTATTGCTAGTGTAAAG GTCGAGCTTGGAAAGCCAAATCCATCTTATCCCGACAAGGGAAAAGTTTCCATATATGTCGATTGCAGCCCGACTGCCGAACCATCTTTTCAG GGCAGAGGGGGTGAGGAGTTATCCACAGAGCTATCTTCAGCACTTGAAAGGTGTTTGTTGGGTGGTAAAAGTGGTGCAG GTGCTGGAATTGATCTATCATCTCTGTGCATTGTTCGAGGGAAGAAGGTCTGTTGGGATCTCTACATCGATGGTCTTGTTGTTAGTTCAGATGGTAACATGCTGGATGCTTTGGGAGCTGCCATTAAG GCTGCTCTAAGCAATACAGTGATTCCAAAAGTTCAAGTTTCTGCCAACGCTCCCTCTGATGAGACACCGGAGGTTGATGTGAGCGATGAGGAGTTTCTACAATTTGACACGTCGGGGGTCCCTGTTATAGTCACTTTAACCAAG GTCGGGGGGCATTATATTGTAGATGCAACTACGGAAGAGGAGTCTCAGATGAGTTCAGCAGTGTCGGTCTCGATCAACAGGCTAGGCCGGATATGTGGTCTGACAAAAAGAGGCGGCGCTGGCCTCCATCCGACTGTTGTACTTGATACGATATCTGCCGCTAAACATGTAAGTGAGCAGTTGATGAACAAATTGGATTCAGAGATAGCTGCCGCCGAGGCTTGCGATGAGATGGAATCTTAA
- the LOC121748233 gene encoding sorbitol dehydrogenase-like, with the protein MGSQGEEENMAAWLLGVNNLKILPFKLPPLGPHDARIRMKAVGICGSDVHYLKEMKLADFVVTEPMVIGHECAGVVEEVGAEVKHLVPGDRVAIEPGISCWRCNLCKEGRYNLCPEMKFFATPPVHGSLANQIVHPADLCFKLPENVSLEEGAMCEPLSVGVHACRRANVGPETNVLVMGAGPIGLVTLLAARAFGSPRIVIVDVDDHRLSVAKQLGADETVKVSTNVNDVGAEVELIKAAMGASVDIALDCAGFSKTMSTALGATCSGGKVCLVGMGHTEMTVPLAPAAVREVDVVGIFRYKNTWPLCIEFLQSGKIDVKPLITHRFGFSQKEVEDAFETSARGGAAIKVMFNL; encoded by the exons ATGGGATCTcagggagaagaagagaataTGGCAGCTTGGCTACTTGGCGTTAACAATCTCAAGATTCTTCCTTTTAAGCTCCCTCCTCTCG GCCCTCACGATGCTAGAATCAGAATGAAAGCTGTGGGTATCTGTGGAAGTGATGTTCACTATCTCAAG GAGATGAAGTTAGCAGATTTTGTGGTCACGGAGCCAATGGTGATCGGGCATGAGTGTGCCGGTGTGGTTGAGGAAGTAGGAGCTGAAGTGAAGCATCTAGTGCCTGGTGACCGCGTCGCGATTGAACCAGGAATAAGTTGTTGGCGGTGTAATCTATGCAAGGAAGGAAGATATAATCTATGCCCTGAGATGAAATTCTTTGCTACTCCTCCGGTTCATGGTTCCCTTGCGAATCAG ATTGTGCATCCTGCGGATTTATGTTTCAAACTCCCTGAAAATGTGAGCTTGGAAGAGGGTGCCATGTGTGAGCCATTGAGTGTTGGTGTTCATGCTTGTCGCCGTGCCAATGTTGGTCCAGAGACAAATGTGTTGGTGATGGGAGCTGGACCCATAGGACTTGTAACATTGCTAGCAGCTCGTGCTTTTGGATCCCCAAGAATCGTTATTGTGGATGTAGATGATCATCGCCTATCAGTTGCTAAGCAGCTTGGAGCTGATGAGACCGTCAAAGTTTCAACTAATGTAAAT GATGTAGGTGCAGAAGTTGAACTTATAAAGGCTGCAATGGGGGCTAGTGTGGACATAGCTCTTGACTGTGCTGGTTTTAGTAAGACAATGTCAACGGCTCTAGGTGCCACTTGTTCGGGCGGAAAGGTTTGCCTAGTAGGGATGGGGCACACAGAAATGACCGTCCCCCTTGCACCAGCTGCAGTCAG GGAGGTCGACGTGGTTGGCATATTCCGCTACAAGAACACATGGCCTTTGTGCATTGAGTTTCTTCAGAGTGGGAAGATAGATGTGAAGCCGTTGATCACCCATAGGTTCGGATTCTCTCAGAAGGAAGTCGAAGATGCTTTTGAGACGAGTGCGCGTGGTGGAGCTGCTATCAAGGTCATGTTCAATCTCTAG
- the LOC121748232 gene encoding zinc finger CCCH domain-containing protein 63-like → MDVDGGRRIFNRLRPSSSTDHRNNNTRQQKVCFHWEKGNCSRNPCPFLHPTAANGKRGHQGFGAEDIYRGGSGGLRRTGNYNFNSNSSWGRPQPAIGSRNFVRKVEKKICNYWVQGSCRYGDTCKFLHQWSTDSFTLLTTLEGHKQAVTGITLPSGSDKLYSGSEDETVRVWDCQSGQLSGVVNLGCSVGCMLSEGPWVFVGLTNLVKAWNVQTSMELSLSGPVGQVYSIIVGNDLLFAGNKDGTILAWKFNAATNCFEPAASLKGHTLAVVTLVVGGNRMYSGSMDHTIRVWSLETLQCVQTLTGHNHVVTSVLCWDQFLLSASLDNTAKVWATTESGNLEVTYTHTEEQGLITLCGMHDSESKPVLFCSCNDNSVRVYDLPSFSERGMIFSKEEVRSIQIGPGGLFFTGDGSGQVRVWKWSSESTTTS, encoded by the exons ATGGATGTGGATGGGGGAAGAAGGATTTTTAACCGCCTCAGGCCGTCTTCCTCAACCGATCACAGGAATAACAACACTAGGCAGCAGAAGGTGTGTTTTCACTGGGAAAAGGGAAATTGCAGTAGAAATCCGTGCCCCTTTTTGCACCCCACGGCGGCGAATGGCAAGAGAGGCCACCAGGGCTTCGGGGCGGAGGATATTTACCGCGGTGGCAGCGGCGGATTACGGAGGACCGGGAACTACAATTTTAATAGCAATAGTTCATGGGGGAGGCCGCAGCCCGCAATTGGCAGTAGGAATTTCGTTAGGAAAGTCGAGAAAAAGATCTGTAACTATTGGGTGCAAGGGAGCTGTAGATACGGGGATACCTGTAAATTTTTGCATCAGTGGTCCACCGATTCCTTTACTCTGTTGACGACGCTCGAGGGGCACAAACAG GCTGTCACAGGGATTACGTTGCCTTCGGGGTCGGATAAGCTTTACTCGGGGAGTGAAGATGAGACTGTCAGAGTATGGGACTGCCAATCTGGTCAG CTGTCAGGTGTAGTGAATTTGGGATGTTCAGTAGGCTGTATGCTAAGTGAAGGTCCATGGGTGTTTGTGGGTTTGACAAATCTTGTCAAG GCGTGGAATGTCCAAACCTCAATGGAGCTCAGTTTAAGCGGACCTGTTGGACAAGTGTATTCCATCATTGTTGGAAATGATCTACTCTTTGCTGGTAACAAG GACGGGACAATATTGGCATGGAAATTCAATGCAGCTACCAACTGCTTTGAGCCAGCTGCATCACTCAAGGGTCATACTCTTGCTGTCGTGACACTAGTTGTCGGTGGTAACAGAATGTACTCTGGTTCCATGGACCACACTATAAGA GTATGGAGCCTGGAAACTTTGCAGTGTGTCCAGACTTTAACAGGACATAACCATGTTGTGACATCAGTTTTGTGTTGGGATCAGTTCCTTTTATCAGCTTCACTGGACAATACTGCAAAG GTCTGGGCTACAACCGAGTCTGGTAATTTGGAAGTAACATACACCCATACGGAGGAACAG GGTTTAATCACTTTGTGCGGGATGCATGATTCAGAAAGTAAACCAGTGTTGTTCTGCTCCTGCAATGACAATTCCGTTAGAGTCTATGATTTGCCTTC ATTCTCGGAGAGGGGGATGATTTTCTCCAAGGAGGAGGTTCGCAGCATACAAATTGGCCCCGGTGGTTTATTTTTCACCGGTGATGGATCCGGTCAAGTGAGAGTATGGAAGTGGTCGTCTGAATCAACCACTACTTCATGA
- the LOC121747200 gene encoding uncharacterized protein LOC121747200: MGCPTFHLNPQSLHKRISAPNTTRFSLQPNLKLLKTTSFSSNHLNQPASTSTINQTPNVNFKTLGACKLGISRYPDFSYNAAGGAGSGTATKLPDGNVSVEFDVEKLYVPPLSTATTTFLGLPLPPFLKIDVLPRVFRGEINQESGKVDLKFIAEFCFSVGSVYKARPLLVETVLTSDESKGKMREGRGERMDEDGKCRLVGVATVDPINDLFLDTFLSLPTECLADLNAVISFSTTQ, translated from the exons ATGGGGTGCCCAACTTTCCATCTCAATCCTCAATCTCTCCACAAAAGAATCTCCGCACCAAACACAACTCGTTTCTCTCTCCAACCAAACCTTAAACTCCTCAAAACCACCTCTTTCTCATCCAACCACCTAAACCAACCAGCTTCAACctccacaatcaatcaaacacCCAACGTTAACTTCAAAACTCTAGGAGCCTGCAAGCTCGGCATCTCCCGATACCCCGACTTCAGCTACAATGCCGCCGGCGGTGCAGGCTCCGGCACTGCCACCAAGCTCCCCGACGGCAATGTTTCCGTCGAGTTCGACGTGGAAAAGCTCTACGTCCCACCCCTGTCTACCGCCACAACCACCTTCCTAGGGCTCCCGCTCCCGCCTTTCCTCAAAATAGACGTACTCCCCCGGGTCTTCCGTGGAGAAATCAACCAAGAATCCGGCAAG GTTGATCTCAAGTTCATAGCGGAATTCTGCTTCTCGGTTGGGAGCGTGTACAAAGCGCGGCCGCTGCTGGTGGAGACGGTGTTGACATCAGATGAATCGAAGGGAAAGATGAGAGAGGGGAGAGGGGAGAGAATGGATGAAGATGGGAAATGCAGACTTGTTGGGGTGGCGACGGTTGATCCCATCAATGATCTTTTCTTGGACACATTTCTTAGCCTCCCCACTGAATGTCTCGCAGATTTGAATGCTGTCATCTCATTTTCAACCACACAATAA
- the LOC121749304 gene encoding ethylene-responsive transcription factor ERF025-like produces MAAEDSSIPPPKSGRHPIYRGIRCRSGKWVSEIRKPRQTARIWLGTYATPEMAAAAYDVAAIALKGSEAKINFPALASTYPKHASDGDEDIRVAASAAASAIAPQNAGPGEASSSVAEHEFLDEEALFGMPKLLDDMAHGMLVSPPRMKSPAEDDRSPEDYSGNDTLWSYP; encoded by the coding sequence ATGGCTGCAGAAGACAGCTCCATCCCGCCGCCAAAGTCGGGGCGTCATCCCATCTACCGCGGAATCCGGTGCCGGAGCGGGAAATGGGTGTCGGAGATCCGGAAGCCGCGTCAGACGGCGCGCATTTGGCTAGGCACGTACGCCACCCCGGAGATGGCGGCGGCGGCATACGACGTGGCGGCGATCGCCCTCAAAGGCTCCGAGGCCAAGATCAACTTCCCCGCCCTCGCTTCTACGTATCCGAAGCATGCCTCCGACGGCGACGAAGACATACGGGTCGCGGCCTCCGCGGCCGCCTCCGCCATCGCGCCGCAGAATGCCGGGCCTGGCGAGGCGTCGTCGAGTGTGGCGGAGCATGAGTTTTTGGACGAGGAAGCGTTGTTCGGTATGCCCAAGCTGCTGGATGACATGGCGCACGGGATGCTCGTCAGCCCGCCGCGGATGAAGTCCCCAGCAGAGGACGACCGGTCGCCGGAGGATTACTCAGGAAACGACACTCTTTGGAGCTATCCTTAA